agtatcctcagactgtagtatgaccggttggcagctAGCACCCTAGCGCGagttaaagttttatttccgAACGTAAAGACTAGTCAGACCGATTGCTGGAACAaaagtaaattttatttaacaaaatggTTTGGATCGGAGTGGAAGGTAGGGAGTTTTGCTGACTGGACGTTGCCGGCGTCCAATGCTAGATCGACGATTTGTTGACCCAGTTGTGAACGTTGGTGCGGTGGTTAACccgcgtatttcaacatcaatctTATTGTCgttgctgacttttgacccaaggtAGGTGAAATTATGGACGACTTCAAAAGTGCgctcacctatttgtacgtcaccCCTGCGTAAGTTAGAATTTGTTAGCAGGGCCGCTAGTGGTGCCACTGTCAACTTGGTTTTTACCTCGTTAATCGTCAAACCAAGGTTTTCCAAACATTTGGTAAGCATTCGCTACGTAGGAgaaccgtaaaccaatgaCGTCTATGTCACCAGCGAATGCCAGTATCtggacttatagaagatggtctccgaagtttccaccttcGAGTCGCGGGTGGCCCTTTCTaacgctaggttgaagagtagccCATCTCTTTAGCGAAgacccttggtggtagcaaagggccctggaagttttccatccaccatcacctgacATGTGACGTCGGTCGTTGTCATTGTAACTTTGGCCGGGATTCCAAAAGAGATTATCGTAAAGTTTTACTCTGACTATGCTGTCGTATGCGGCCTTAAAGccgatgaagagatggaaggagTGTAGCTACTGCTTCGCCATCTTCTCCAAGATATGCCGCATGttgaagatctgatcagtggttgattttccgtttcggaatcgcctctgatagtttccaactaccGAATGGGACAAGACGATATTGTAGTAtaagggagttttttttctacgcgGTATTCAACACCGCCAAGAAATCCGTCAAGTTATTCAACAAGGCCCGgaggcatgatggtagcggcttcacacgaacggaccggaccaaaattccatccagaccaatccccTGTAGGAAGGACTGACTAAAAATTTAACATCATCGGTGTACATTAAACacgtttaaattaaatcgttaatgaataaaatgagCAATAGTGATCCTAGATTACTGCCCTGTGGAACACCAGACACGGTAAGGAATTCCTGACTCCTGAGTTATTTTCGATCCTTACTTTTTGCATACACCTGTGGCTTTCGAATGAAGAATGGCTTGTTTTGATACTACAACTCAATCACGAACTATAAACGAAATGGCCAAATGTCAAATTTATCCTGAACAAGGTCTATGTGCTGcatacttttgtttcgatcAATGTAGGACTGTGTTTTTGAATGATTGGGTTTGTACGTTTCTTTGAAGTATTTAATAGGAGTGTATGGAAAGAAGTCTATGGTTCTATGGTTGCCGTCAGGCAGTGTCGTTTACTTACAAATGCATAGTGTACAAATGAAAGTGGCCCGAGAGATCCAAATTCtctttataaaataaaagcaacaacaaatgcaTAGTGTATACTTCACAGAGAACATAGAAGTGCACAGTGTACGGTTCACAGATCTTTTTTACAGATTTTACACAGTTTTATTCGTTCTCTCCATTCAGAGGCATTCTCAATAGAATTGAAACACCTAAAAAATAAGAACACATAATGCAATAGATTGTATGTActataactttttattataaccCTAATACATTCGTACTTGCTGCACATTAATCAAACGTTTGTCTCTGATGTGTTACAGTCGGGCTAGTCATGTGAGCTTATGGTGTGTACACGTAGTCCCGAGCTAGGATACTACGGTCCACCAATTGTTTGTCGATCCAGTCGCGGAAGAAGGCCACATTGCCGTACACACCGGGAATTCCGTTTTCACCGCATCCGATACCCCACGCAACGATACCGGCCTGATAGTAGTGCGTCGAAGAGCCTGGAATCGGGCAGACGAGCGGAGATCCACCGTCACCGCGACACGTATCCTGTCCGGCAACACCTCCAGCACACAGGAAGCTCTGGTGAAGCACGAACCGCTTGCCAAGTCGAGTCGTGCGCAGTGACTGTTGGCACTCGCTCTGTGGTACAACCGGAAGCTCCACCTTCTTCAGAATCACCTGATATTTGCCCTCCTTGCCGAACACGTTCTTGCCCCAGCCCGAAGCGAAACATTTGCTTCGATCGAACGAGGTTCCCTTCGGTGGAAGACAGATCGGTTGTACGTTCTCCGCTGCTAGGAAGGGTTCCTTCAGTATAAGCAGAGCCACATCGTTCGCCAACGAACCCTTGTTGAAGGCTTCGTGTGTGATGACTTCCGCCACACGTCTGTCTTGATGTTGGTACAGCTCATCGCGTGTCTGTGTATCCCATTCGCCGGCACGAATCAACAGCTGCTCCTTTTGCTTGTTGAACACGCAGTGAGCCGCGGTCAGTACGACGTTCGGTGCGATCAGCGAACCACCACACTCGTACACATTGAGATTGTTGTCAGCAACGCGTTCCTCGCGCAACACAGCCAACATCCAAGGGAACTCACCGTATTCCGACTCACCGTTCTTGTTTCCGGTAATGCGGAAACCCAATCCATCGGCGTTACGAAAACCACAGGTCGGTCGGCGTACTCCCGTACCAGGGTCAGTGGTTGGTGGAGCCTTGGTTGCGCTTGGTGGGGGCTCAAGCACCACTGAATCCTTTTCGCAACAGGTGTTCAGGAAGTGGGGACACTCGGACTCCTCCGATGGGTCTTCTCCGACTCGGATGTCGATAATGCCGGCTCCGTCAGTAATGATCTTGTTGTCACTGCACAGATAGTACTGTACGCATTCGCCGGTACAGGTCTGAAAAGAGGCAGTGAAATGGGCATGATCAGTTTCGCTACTCGCAAGATCAGGATGTGGGTCTTTCGCTTACATAGCGTTGCTGTGGAGGTATTGGAGCCTGTGTGACTGCAGCCACTGGAGGTGCTGCAGTAGACGGTTCCGCCaccgtgtttttgttttcggtcaGATTGTACAGCGACAGATACAAGTCGTCGAGCGTATCCTGGGCGGCAACCAAACCTCCCATTAGGGCTACTGCGGCGAGTAGCGCGATGGTTCGTGACACCATGCTGATCTCGAACTAGGTACTAGCTAAAGGAGAAATACAGGATGATAGCGAAGAGCGTTAATTTGTACGTTCGTGTATGACAGCTCGATCTTGTGCGTTGGTACGGGTGTGCGATGTGTTCGtttacaaacgaaacgaaatgagTGTGAAGCACTGCAGCGAGTAGACGCACGAACGTAGAATATTTAATGAGGTTTAACACTTTACCTCAACTTAAACCGTACCACGTACGATGCGTATTCAAGCAACAAGATGTGAAACAATCCAACTTGCTTGCAAAGTACAAATCTCGTCTTAGTCGAAAGCAAAGCTGATGTGGATTTATGTTATTAACACTTGCCTGACGGGGATATTGCGGCAGTTGTTTGTATTGATTGCTTCACAAATCAGTTGGGAAACTGCCAcacaaaaatgaacaacaacaaaaaccacagcAGGTGATGGTATGATAACCTTTGCTGATACGTCCACAGGAGTACGCACGCATTCAGAGATGATAGTACACGAGTGGGAGAGATAGCTTGCTCTAGCAGGCAACATTCGTTCGTTCTCTTTCACGTGTTCCCCAAATCGGTTCTTTACTTCTCTGTTCAGCACCAATACTCACCtcgcaattaaaaaaaaaacaccgcacaAACAACGCGATCACGTTCAATGGCACCCGGCTACCAAAACCCGGTGACTTGTCCCGAAACCGGACTGTGTTGGTAGCAAAGTTTTGGCAAATAGACAATTGTTCGGCCGCGCGCGTGCGACACCGTTCGCGGTCAGGAGAAGATTGAGCTACGCGGCCGCGCGATCGTATGGATTTAAGGCACCGAACAAACCGGACCGATCGTGGTGTGCGTACGGTCAAGCCGGACTAGAAGTGAGCGGTGTCGGGTGACGGCGGTGCTCCACTGCGGCTTGAGAACCGGATTGAGATAACACGTCGCCTTACTGCCCTGCCCCCTTCCGAGATTGATGCTGTTCTCGCGGTGAATCCCGCCGCCACACGGTTGAACCTACCTCATGCACAGTGTGTAGCGTTCCGTTGCCTTCAACCTTcacccacccatcaccacACTCGTGACCTGTGTTCCCTGCCGGTGCAATTCCGGTGCGACCGGTTCCATGGAAGAAGCAACAGAAGCGCACAGCAGgaaaaaacttttcattaatttaatctCGCTTTACGAATTTGAAGActtagaaacaaaacaactcaaCCGATGCCGATAACCCCCGTGATCGAACCGCACGACCCAGATTCGAAATCTTGGAAACTTTCACAACCAACTCCGTTTTGTTAACTAAACATGACGGAGTGTGAACAACAACCATTCTGTAGCGCAAAATGGACAAACATTTTCGAGTCGCTATCCAAcaatcgcaacaaaaaaaaacatgcaacctTCGACGCTGTGGAAATTCCTCGCATTATGCTGGGACAAGTCGCAAAACCTTGGCAAAACAGCGAAAGGATTTGTTATTGTGGGCTCTATAAATACCCGGAAAATCCTTACAACAACTTGGAAAATAAGTTCCGATCGTAAACgatcgattttgttttgatcaaaaCAGCTTTACTTGGTTTGTGTCGCTTGCTGGCAACCTCAGACAGGCTCTCATACGCGTCAATTTTACGTCTATCATATTTAATGGCACATATCGGATTACTTATCCTTAGGagctggtgtttgtgtgcgacaAGCGACGGGCAAACCAAACGACTCTAAACATCCCGGATGGATAAATTGTGGAATAACAATCGTTGGTCGCCAGCTTTGGCGACTCCAGTCCAAACAACACGAGGGTGACATTGACACCTTCCCACTGAAACGTATAAGGCGCTAATGGGTGAAAAAGATTCTCCAAAGGCCTGCTGCTGCACCTACGTATCGATACCCGCTTTCCAAGTGGTGTGCGTTTGCGGAAGATGCACCAGTAAGGAAGAACACCCTGACCCTGAAGAATGCGAACTCACCTTGACCGGTGGTGTAAAGCAGCTAaacacgttttgttttattgatatttttttggtCTTCGCCTTTtattggttggtttggtttccaCTAAAGTTGAAACCGGAGACGAAACAACCGGCAATAAACGAGTAGAGgcgaatgaataatttaaaagtttcTGTCATTCTCGATCGCTTGAGACATGTTGTGTTGGTTGTATGAAGTTTGGAGTCGTTCAAGcgcaaataagaaaacaaacggacaAATATGTAATTCGTCGTGAATTTCGTTCTATTGTAAagaagttttattgtttacacattgtttaaaaattagcATAATCACTTTAAGGGGGGATTTCGGGAACTTCGGTACTGCATAAGGTCATAAGGTGTCTCTGGGTCACTGTCGTCGATACTCGTTTGCTGTTGATAAGCATACCAGCAGGTTCAGCAGCACGTCAGGGCTGTTTTGTATTTCGCTTGAAGTTCGGCAACAATCCACCCATATCTCTccctgtgtgcgtgtggggtGGGGAGAATGCCAATCACTCTTCCGAGCAACTAGGGAGTGTAGCTGTCGGTACCGAAGTTACGCTGGACCATGTTTTGATCGATCCAGCCACGGAACTTGGCCACGTTGGCGTAAACGCCCGGGATGCCGTTCTCACCGCACCCGATACCCCACGCGACCAGTCCAGTCTGGTAGAAGTGGTGCGGTTTGTTGGGAATGGGACAAACGAGCGGTGACCCACCGTCACCCTTGCACGTATCCTTACCGGGCACACCGCCGGCACAGATGAAGCTCTTGTGCAAATTGAATTTGGCCCCGAGTCTGGTAGTGCGCAATGCCGTCTGACACTGGTCGTTCGGTACCACCGGCAGATCGATCTTCTTCAGTATCACCTGGTAGGTGCCCGCCTTGCCAAACACGTCCTTACCCCAACCGCTGGCGAAGCAGGTTTCATGGTTGAACGCCATGTCCTGCGGTGGCAGGCACACCGTCTGAATGCTCTCGTTTGGCTCGACCGGTGAGTCGAGGAACAGGAGCGCGACATCGTTATGCAGTCCACCCTTGTAGTAGTCCGGATGGACGACGATTTCGACCACCGAGCGGTCCTGGTGGGGATAGATTTCGTTCTTCGTCTGCGTATCCCATTCGCCGGCACGTACCTTCAGCTGGGACGGTTGCTTGTTCTGGACGCAGTGGGCACCGGTCAGCACAACCTGTTTGTGAATAAGCGACCCGCCGCACGTATACACGTTCTCGCGCAGCTGGCCAAGTACCTCCTCCGTCTTCAAGATCGCCACCATCCACGGGAACTCACCGTACTCGGCCTCGTTGTTCTTCGAGCCGGTGATACGGAACCCAACACCATCCTCGTTGCGGCGTCCGCATCGTGCGGCAGCGACCGGGCCAGGATTCGGACCAGGATTCTGACCAGGGTTCTGTCCAGGATTTGGGTTCGGATTCGGCACTGGGCCCGGACCCGGTGGTACCGGCGGTGGTGGTTGAATCTTACCGaagagaaaacagaaacgatCACAAAAGCTAGCGCACACACTTACACCACCACGAGGCGAAGTTACGAAACGGAACCCCGCTCTACACTTACGATGTCCTCGTCGAAACAGCACTGCAGCAGATAGTCGACGCACGGGTTGTCATCCGAGAAGCGAATATCGATCAGTCCTTCGCCGGACGTACTGCTGTTGGAGCAGAGATACTTCTGGATGCAGACAGCTTCATTGCCACACGGTCCACCCTGGAACGGTCGAAGACGAAATAACGTTTAGCAGCTGCCTTCACTGTGCACCTGAGCACCGCAGTACGCTTACCTTTACGCCAATTGCTGGAgtcggtggtggcggtgggcCGGTTGTTGGCGGTGGTGCATCCTTACCCGGTGAGGCTGTCGTGAATACGGAATTGATCAGATCGTCCAGGCTAAGATCGTCAGCCACTGTTGGCCGGACGGAAACGGCAACTAGCGCCAGCAACGCCAATGCCGCACGGTACCGCTGCATGGCGACGACTATAAAATGATAAAGTCTCGGTGAGGTAGTTGTGCTCGCGACCGCTTGGCTCTGAGGAGAATGAAGTAGTCCGCAGATGCGTTAGTATGTTTTAACGGTGCCGGACTccagcacagcacagcaacCGATTGGGCCGACCGTGCGATAGTCGTCGTGTCGCACCAGGCGGGGTTAGAACATCGACGCCACGCACACCTACCGAACCGGATCGGCGAACGTGCTGCGACACAGAGGGCTGCGAGGCAACGGTGGTAGCGAGGgttaaacaaacaacgaaaaaaaaacccctctggCGGATTGTGGATGCATACTCTCATCCTGCAAATAAATGGCTGCGAGCGATAGAGATGGGAGGGATGCTCTCGACGTACCCAAAATTAAACCGGTTTTTGGAGACGCACCGAAGCGGAAGGGCATCCACTGTCAACTCCAATTTTTGCTGCTCGAATGACCAAAAACCTGCTAGACGCAaatacacaccaacacac
This region of Anopheles marshallii chromosome 2, idAnoMarsDA_429_01, whole genome shotgun sequence genomic DNA includes:
- the LOC128718934 gene encoding phenoloxidase-activating factor 2-like, whose protein sequence is MVSRTIALLAAVALMGGLVAAQDTLDDLYLSLYNLTENKNTVAEPSTAAPPVAAVTQAPIPPQQRYTCTGECVQYYLCSDNKIITDGAGIIDIRVGEDPSEESECPHFLNTCCEKDSVVLEPPPSATKAPPTTDPGTGVRRPTCGFRNADGLGFRITGNKNGESEYGEFPWMLAVLREERVADNNLNVYECGGSLIAPNVVLTAAHCVFNKQKEQLLIRAGEWDTQTRDELYQHQDRRVAEVITHEAFNKGSLANDVALLILKEPFLAAENVQPICLPPKGTSFDRSKCFASGWGKNVFGKEGKYQVILKKVELPVVPQSECQQSLRTTRLGKRFVLHQSFLCAGGVAGQDTCRGDGGSPLVCPIPGSSTHYYQAGIVAWGIGCGENGIPGVYGNVAFFRDWIDKQLVDRSILARDYVYTP
- the LOC128718933 gene encoding phenoloxidase-activating factor 2-like, which gives rise to MQRYRAALALLALVAVSVRPTVADDLSLDDLINSVFTTASPGKDAPPPTTGPPPPPTPAIGVKGGPCGNEAVCIQKYLCSNSSTSGEGLIDIRFSDDNPCVDYLLQCCFDEDIIQPPPPVPPGPGPVPNPNPNPGQNPGQNPGPNPGPVAAARCGRRNEDGVGFRITGSKNNEAEYGEFPWMVAILKTEEVLGQLRENVYTCGGSLIHKQVVLTGAHCVQNKQPSQLKVRAGEWDTQTKNEIYPHQDRSVVEIVVHPDYYKGGLHNDVALLFLDSPVEPNESIQTVCLPPQDMAFNHETCFASGWGKDVFGKAGTYQVILKKIDLPVVPNDQCQTALRTTRLGAKFNLHKSFICAGGVPGKDTCKGDGGSPLVCPIPNKPHHFYQTGLVAWGIGCGENGIPGVYANVAKFRGWIDQNMVQRNFGTDSYTP